GTCAGCATTCCTGAACTCACTCCAAGATTATTTTCTTTTAACTCTCCCTTTGGGGCTTGTTCTAATTGTGATGGCCTTGGAGCACTCCTGGAATTTGATGAATCTCTTCTCGTGACCGATCGCGAAGCTTCTCTTGCAGAAGGTTGTATTGAAGCTTGGGGTGGATCCAAATCCAATTCCTATTGGTATATGGCCACCATACAAGCATTATCCAAGAAGTTGAAATTCAATTTAAATACCGCTTGGAAAGATTTACCTGAGAAAGTGCGGAATACCATTTTACATGGAGATTCATCCATTCATATTGATTATGATTTCCGTGGGGCCAATTCTCATTATGAATTTTCCAAAAACTATGAAGGTGTGATCCCCAATCTCAAACGGAGATACAAAGAAACCAAATCAGATTCTATGCGTCAGTGGTTTGAATCCTTTATGACCAATCATGATTGCGATGTGTGTAATGGAAAGCGCCTTCGTCCGGAAGCACTTGCGGTCAAAGTGCAAGGGATTGGAATTGATGCTTATACTGGATTTTCCATAGAAAAGGCCTTAGACTTTACTAAGTCCTCTGATTACAAAGGTGCAGAAGATACTATCTCAAAACCCATCTTAAAGGAAATTTTACAACGACTTCATTTTCTAAATGATGTGGGAGTTGGATACCTGAATTTAAGTCGTGCTGCCGGAACTCTTTCTGGAGGTGAAATGCAAAGGATTCGCCTTGCGACCCAAATTGGCTCTCGCCTAATGGGTGTTTTATATATTTTAGATGAACCATCCATTGGACTCCACCAAAGAGACAATACCAAACTCGTCCAAACCTTAAAAGGCCTTCGTAACTTAGGAAATACCGTTCTTGTCGTGGAACATGACAAGGAAACTATGGAAGAGGCTGATTTTATTGTGGATATGGGCCCTGGGGCTGGAGTCCACGGTGGAGAAATTGTTTCCTTTGGAACTCCAGAACAAATCAAAAAGGACAAACATTCTGTCACGGGGAAGTTTTTATCCGGTGAAAAAAGAATCTCCATGCCAGAGACCCGCCGTGTCGGAAACGGAAAGTTTTTAAAGATCACGGGAGCCACACATAACAACCTAAAGAATGTGGATGTCTCTATTCCTCTTGGTACTTTAACCGTGGTTACTGGGGTATCCGGTTCTGGAAAATCTACTCTCATCAATGAGATTCTATATAAGGAACTCGCAAGTTCTGTTATGGGAATGAAACTAGTTCCAGGAAAACATAAAAAAATTCTGGGTAAAGACCAAATAGATAAGGTCATCAATATTGACCAATCGGCGATAGGAAGAACTCCTCGTTCCAACCCGGCAACTTACACAGGTTTGTTTACCTTTGTAAGAGATTTATTCAGCGGATTAGAGGAGGCAAAAGTTAGAGGTTATGGCCCTGGACGATTTAGTTTTAACGTAGCTGGCGGACGCTGTGAAAAATGTGAAGGGGACGGAATCTTAAAAATTGAAATGCATTTCCTTCCTGATATTTATGTGGAATGTGAAGTTTGTAAAGGGAAAAGATACAACAGAGAAACCTTGGAAGTGAAATACAAGGGAAAACATATTTCTGATATTTTGGATATGACAGTAGAAGAAGCCGTTGTCTTTTTCGAGAATATCCCGAACCTCAAACGAAAATTAGACACTCTGATGGATGTGGGTCTTGGGTATATCAAACTCGGACAAGCAGCCACTACTTTTTCGGGTGGAGAAGCACAAAGGATCAAACTTTCTACAGAACTTTCCAAAAGACCGACAGGCAAAACCCTTTATATTTTAGATGAACCGACAACGGGCCTACATTTTGAAGACATCGAAAAACTTCTTTCTGTTTTGCAGGTGCTCGTGGATAAAGGAAACTCGATGGTCATCATCGAACACAACTTAGATGTGATCAAAGCTGCTGATTATATCATTGATATTGGTCCAGAGGGCGGTGACGGAGGTGGTGAAGTGATCGCAACTGGTACACCTGAAGAAATTGTGACCGTAAAACGTTCGTTTACTGGTCAGTATTTGAAAAAAGTTTTGGACGAAGAAAAGGCACTTGATGCCAAATTTTCTAAAAAGAAATCAAAGTAATTTTGTTAAGTTTGTTTCCTGAAAATCTGATTTTAAAATATGGAAATCCCGGTTCACCATATCCTAAGGACATCGATAGTCCGAAGATTGGATTCTACCGAAGTTGGAAACCAATCTTAATTAAGGAAGGTTTTTACAATTTTCTTCTTGGTCTCAAGTCTTATTTAGAATTCCAAAGGAAACTTTCACTTTTGGCAGAAGAACCAGTGGGAGTTTCTTTGGCTCTTTCTTGTATGGTGGAAGTAAATGTGGCTGGAGGGATTCTCTACCATGCAAAACAAAATCATTGGGAGAACCATACCCCAATGCAAGATGAATCTACTGTAAAGATGTTAGATTCTCTTTGGGACGGATTTCGGGAAGGCGGACCTACAAAAATTTATGCTGTGGGTGTGAGTGAACCGGGCTGGGAAACAAAACTTCGTAAGTTAAGTTCCAAGGTTGAAAATGGAAAATTATCCGGAACTAAATCCTTTATCACCAATGGAGCGGAAGCAGATACCATTTTTTGGGTAACCAAAAATGAAGATATAAATCCCGTGTATTTAGTGCACCGATTCAAAAATAACAAAAAGTCAGGTGGTAACGAAACGGGTCTCGAAAACCCGATTTCAGAAGAATTGTTTCATACCGACTTCACACCATTTGTCACTCACCTTAAACTAACGTTATGCGAATATCCAATTTCAATGGAAGATTTACTTTTAGATAACTATGGAAAATTAGGAATAGAACTTCGACTCAAAGAACTCCTTTCTCTTGTGTCTTTACTAATCGGAAAATCAAAAAAGGTTTCTTTGGAAAATGAACGAGTTGCTGAGGAACGAGAAAAATTGGTTTTGTGGAGAGAATACTTTCTTATCTCGTGCGATGGAAATCCAAATTCAGAGTTTTTACTTTCTGGATTTCCTTATCCGACAGAAGGGCTTCTCCAAGCACTTAGTTCTCACTGGAATTTATCTTCCCCAAAAGATCTAAAGAATGTAGATCCTGATTATCAACTTTTTGTTTGGGAAGATCAGTTTACTAAAGTTTTAATCCAAAAGAAAAACAGAAAACAATTGTAGTTTAGTGATGGTCATGCGCATGTCCATGGCTATGCCCATGGTGGCCAAACTCACGTTCCGTTTCTCTAACAGAAATTTCTTCCAGTTTTTCTTTGAATGATGAGGAAAGAATTTCTACAGATACAAAAGGTACTCCAAATTCACCTTTGAGAACTTTATGAATTTCTAATACAATTTTATCTCTATCTGTTCCTTGGTTTACTAAAATTTGGATCTCGACAGAAAAAACTCCTGATGTGAGTTTTCGAACCGTAATTTGAGGAACTGCCTCAATCCCTTTTAAAACTTTGATATGCTCTAATAAATGTTCTTTGTCAAAATCGCTTGTGTCTGCTTCAATTAAAATTTCGACAGACTCTTTCACAATTCCGTAGGAAGTTTTTAGGATGAAAATTCCGAGAATGACACTTAAAAAATGATCCACTTCTTTAAATCCAGTAAAACGAATGATAAGAGCTCCTAGAACTACGGCTAAAGTTCCTAATAGATCGCTGAGAACATGTAAATAGGCTGACTTTAAGTTGAGACTGGTTTTACTCACCCCAACAAGGAGGCCTGCTGATACTAAGTTGATTCCAAAGCCAATGACAGCATATGCCAACATTGAGTCGGGTTCTACTTGTGCTGTCCCTGAAAAACGTAAGTAACTTTCATACAAAATGAAAATAGCAATACCAATAAGGAGAAAGCCATTGAGTAAAGCAGCTAGTACCTCAAAACGATGAAATCCAAAGGGATATCTTGTTGTGGGTTTTTTAGAAGCAATGAGTAAAGCAAATAGAGAGATGAGGTGGGCAAAAACATCTGTGAAGATATGGCCTGCATCGGCAAAAAGTGCAAGGCTTCCGCTCTCTCTAGAACCAATCCATTCAATAAAAAATATGACTATGGATAAAATACCTGAAAGACTTAAAAAAAATACCAATCGGGAACGTTTGGGTCTTGGTTTAGTCATTGTTTGTGTTTAGTGACCCAGTGGCTCTAGGTACCACAACAATGTCCACGCGACGATTTAGCGCCTTGTTTTCCTTGGAAGTATTGGGAACAATCGGTTGGAACTCACCATAACCGGCACTAGAAAAGTTTTTTGGGTTTAGGTTTTTATTTTGTAACATATATTCCAATACAGATAATGCTCGTTCGCTGGAAAGATGCCAATTGTTTCGAAATTTAGTTTTGATAGGAACATTGTCAGTATGCCCTTCGACAACAATATAGTTCTCTGGATAAGAGGCGAGGATTTCTCTGATTTTATCAATAGCAGGAAGGATAGCCGGTTTCAATTCTGAGGAACCACTATCAAAGGAAATTTTATCATCAATATTGATAATGAGTTTGTTGTGAAATCGTTTGAGTCGAATTTGGCCAGAGGTAATTTCTTTTGCTAATTTTTCTTCAAATTCTTTTGTTTGTTCGGCAAGGCGTTCCAATTCTCTTTTTTGTTCTTTTGTGAGTTTGCGAAGGTTTGCCAGCTCTTCTTCTAAATTCCGAATCCTTTCTTTGAGTTCATCAATTTTTGATTCATAAGTATCTCGAAGTTTTTGTTCTTTTTGGAGGCATTCTCTCTCCTTGTCTTCGAGTTTTTTCTTATACGCATCTAAATCAGCACGGTCCTTTTCTTCTCGTTTTCGATTCTCTTCCGCAAGGAGGCGTTCTTTATCTGTTCCTTTTTTTTCCAGACTGCGAAGGCGCATGTCATAATCACGCATTTTGTCGGAATACTCGTCTTGTTCTTTTGCACGATTGCGTTTTTCTAATTCCAAATCTTCTAGAAGATTTCTATTTTGAGTTTGGAGTTCTTTTTTTTCTTCTTCCAGACGGTTCAGTTCGTTTTGGTGTTGTTTGCGTATATCCGTTAATTCCAACTCCAAAGCATATTTTTCTTTATAGATTTGGTTGTATTCATAGGGGAAATATACCCAATCAGCAGAGAGGTTTGATACGGAGACAAATCCGAATAGGATGAGGATACGAAAGGTTTGGATTTTATTTCGCATCATCAAAACTATCCTCTAAATTGACTTTTGGCAAACTCGGTGCTTCCGCCTTTACTCGCTCCCAATCGGACACACGACGGCGAGCGTCTGATTTTTTCTCCGCATATTGGGTTTCATAAATTTCTTTTTTGATGTATTCTGGATCCGCAGGAGTTTTCCCTTGGGATTCTTGGAACTTAACGGCAATTTCAGAACGAACTAATTCCAGTTCTGCGATCAGTTCGCCGAGAGCCGCTTCTTTCATTTCCAAATATGCCTTGTCTTCTTTTTCCTTTTGTACCCAGGTTTTGTATCTTGTTTCTTCTTTGGCACGCTCCAATTCATGTCCTTGGCTTTCTTCTAGATACCTTTTGGAAGTGGCAGAATCTTCCTTCAAAACAAAATAAGTTTCTTTACTTCTGGCCAAATCACGTTGGGCACTGTGTTTTGCGACTTTTGTTTGCGAAATTTTGATGGCTTGGGCTGTGAGCGTATTGGCCTTTCTCTGGGCTGATACTTCGTTATTTAATTTGATGATCCTGTCCGTCAGAACTCTTGTTGCGTTCTTTTGTTCGGCGTTCATCACTTCATCCCGAACATAGGCATCGGGAACCTTATTAATTTTGGGTTCGAAAAGAACACATTGGGAAAAAACTAGGATAAGAAAAAGATTCGTTTTCAAAATTCGAACTCGTGCCGACATAGGATATAGCCTATGCTCCACGTGACATAACCGTCAATTGTAAATTTCAGGAAATCCGCTGATTTATGGAAGAAGAAAGAAAGAAAGAGTCCGAATTCCGTATCAAAATCGACAGAGACAGCGATTCCTATGATGGATTTGTCGAGCAGATCAAAACTCTTGTATCCGAAGAGAATTCAAAACAATTAAAAGAGATGATAGATGGGGCTCACCCTGCTGACATCGTTACTTTATTTCGTGATTTAGAAAGAGAAGAGGAATTATATCTTTTCAGAATCCTGCCTAAAGAAGACCAAGCCTACGCCTTGGTTAAAATGGAAGAAGAGACTTTAGAGTCTTTTTTAGAAGAACTTTCTGTCGATGAAATTTCCAATACACTGAATCATATTGAAACGGATGAAACAACATATCTTCTTTCTTATCTACCTAGCGGCAAACGAGAATTAGTTTTAGCAAATTTAAGTAAAGCCGATAGTTTTGAAATTCGCTCCCAACTTGGATTTCGTGAATCTTCTGCGGGACGACTTATGTCCAAAGACTTTGCCACTGTTTCCATCACTGACAATGTGCGTAAAGGGATCATTAATGTTCGAAAAAAAGCCAAAGAAATTGAAGATATCTACCAAGTATATGTGACAGATGAAGATGGTGTATTAGAAGGATTCATTCCTTTAAAAGATCTATTTCTTACCCCAATCAATACCAAAGTTGCAAAGATCACCAATTTTTCTGTGTTTGCATTTCATTATGATGTGGATCAGGAAGAGGTTGCCAATACATTTAAAAAATACGATTTATTCAGCGCTGCTGTAACAGATGACTTGGGAAGAATCATTGGTCGGATCACCGTTGACGATGTCTTAGAAATTGTGGAAGAAGAAGCTTCGGAAGATATCCTCCTCATGGCTGGGGTTTCTGAAGACGAAAGGTTATCCACACCCATTTTGCAATCTGTAAAACGTAGGATTGTTTGGCTCAATGTAAACTTGCTCACTGCCTTTGTGAGTTCTACTGTTGTTGCTTTTTTTGAAGATACCATTTCACAGATTGTAGTACTTGCGACACTAATGCCAATTGTGGCAGGACTTGGGGGTAATGCTGGAACACAATCCGTAACTGTTGTTATTCGTAATATTGCTACAGGAGACCTTTCTTTTTCCAATTGGTGGGAAGCGGTAAGAAAAGAATTTACCATTGGTGTTTTGAATGGACTTGTACTTGGAACAGTTACGGGTCTTATGATTTTTTTTGTGAAAGGAAACCTTGTACTTGGACTTGTGGTAGGAACTGCTATGCTTGTGAATATGATTGTAGCGTCTCTCACTGGGTCCCTAGTTCCCATTGTTTTAAAAGCCATGAGAGTGGATCCGGCAATTGCTTCATCGATCTTTGTCACAGCAACGACAGATGTTTGCGGATTTTTCTTTTTCCTCGGACTTGCCACAGTGTTTGCAAAATATTTAATTTAGGAATTGTCCTTTGGATTTTAAATTCTTGCCAGTGAAAGAAAGGGCCAAATACTGATGACAAAATGAAATTTTTGCCTTTGTTTTTACCGGTTGTTTCACTTTCTTTGATCCTTGGTTGCCAATCCTCTCCCCCAACCAATACAAACGCCAACTCTGAAACCAATCAGGAAGTGCACCAAACAAAGGATGTACTCCCACCTCCGGGCGGTGAAGGTGAAATCATTCTAAACGAAAAAGGCGAAGAGGTTCAAAACCATTCCGGCGAAATTCCTTTTTTCCAAAAAAAGAGCGACCTTCCCACAGAACTTTTTCGAGTCTACATTGCTTCTGATTCTTACATGGTCCGTCAAATCCGTCATACTGATAAAATTCGCAGAAAACCGGATGCAGGTGGGGATGAACTTTCCAAAGAAGAAATGAAGAAGTTTGACTTACTTAGTTTTGTCGATGATGGGATGATTGTGATTGGTCTCAATACGGTGACTGGTAAATTGGAATCTATTGCTTTTGATCGCCGAGTTCCAAGGATCAATGACGTAGCAAAGATCATCCAAAACGATGCTTCCCGTTTTAACTATGAACATGCCTCTAAAGATGGAACTCCCATCATCACTAAGTTTTTAATTAGTTATCAGATTCGTTTGTATCCTGGAAAAACCAGAGACGAAATCAAACAGATGTTACAAAAGAAAAAGTAAACCGTTTCGGCTTACTTTTTCTGCAAACCTTTATAAGTTTACCATTTAAAATTCCCTTGTTTTTCATATTGGAAGGGAATGGGTTCGGATACAGAAGGAACCTTTAGTCCAGATTCCCCTTTTAAATTAAATAGAGCCGATCTACTTTGGATGGTTTTATATAAAGAGGAACTAATTGAAGTTATGGGAAACTTTGTGGCAATCTTAACAGTAGAAGTTTTTCCCGAGTTGATGATTTCTTTTGGCGTTCCGTTTAAAAAAGTTTCACCAGCAAGATTTAAGTCATAGTTAAGTCCTGTTAGATTTAAATTGGAAGCTGCCTCGTTAGAAAATATAAAATCAAATTCTGTATTTAGGTCTAATTTTAAATTCGACAACCCAGCTTTTGCGGCTGAAGATGCTGGTTGTTTCGATCCTCCCAGTAACCCTTTCAAAAACCCTGTGGCAGTGTTTGCCAAAGTATCCGTATTCGAGGCACTAAGAATCTCTGCTTCTGAAGGCATTAGGATTTTAAAGTTTTTAATTTCAACATTGGGGAGGATGGCAGGGATTTCTCGTTTTTTGACAAACGGAAAACTAAGGGAATCTTTTCCTAGAAGTTGCCATTGTTTTGGGATAGGAACTTTCATATTTCCCTCTGCACTCACTTCTAACATTGGTTTGGTTGGGAATTTTTTGTATAAATTCAGTAAATCAGTATATTTTAGTTTTACTTCTAAGGGAAGTTGTTTGGTTTTTTTTCCTTCGATGGCACCTAAATCTGTTTTAATTTGAGAAAGTTTTAATCCTTCGATTTTGATATCCATATCCAGTAAGGAACTGGGAAGGGAAACCGGATAGGGATTTTTTACCGATGTCAAAACAGAAAGTGTGATATCTGTTAAAGTTATATTTTTAATGGATAAGGAATCGAACTCAAATTCGGGCAAAGGAATTTTATCCTGAATGACACCGAGAACAGAACATTGGAGAGTGAAGATAGAGAAAAGAATAGGGATGGCCAATTTCATCCCAGAACTATCTCCTAAAAAACCACTTTGTCAAGTGAATTGGATTTTCATAACGACAGGAGCATGGTCGGAGAGAATCGGTTCTTTGGCTATGGATACAGATTCCAGTTTGTATAAAGATGATTTTGTAATAAAAAAGTAATCAATCCTCCAACCCTTATTATTCTTCCGAGCTTGGAAGCGGTAGGTCCACCAGGAATAGTCATCTCTGGTTTCCGGTTGTAAGACCCGATAACAATCTAAAAATCCAGAATCTAAAAACTTGGAAACCCATGCTCTTTCTTCTGGAAGAAATCCTGAACTCTTTTGGTTTCCTTTTGCATTGTGGATATCCATCTCTGTATGAGCGATATTGACATCGCCACAAACAATCAGTGGTTTTTTCTTTTTTGTATAGGGTTTTGCTAGGTCAAAAAAGGAATCTAAAAATGTATATTTTACTTTTTGCCTTTCTTCTCCGCTTGTACCGGAGGGAAAATACAGATTCCAGAGAAAAAAATCTGGGTATTCTAAAAAGAGGGACCTGCCTTCACTTCGATAGATTCCTTCACCAAATCCTACTACTACTGATTTTGGTTTGAGTTTGGTAAGAACAGCAGTGCCACTGTATCCAGGTTTCTCTGCAATGCATGTGTGGACATCATAGCCCAAACTTCGAAATTCCGATCGGTCTATCTCTGAGACAGGGGCCTTTGTTTCTTGGAAACAAATAATGTCAGGATTTTCCTGACGTATAAAATCTAGTAAACCTTTGCTCAAACTGGAGCGAATTCCGTTGCAATTTAACGTGATGATTTTCATCTAGAATTGAGATCGATTGTATAGCCAAATCAGTCGATACTAAAATTGGCATGATAGAAATTTCCGCAGAAATTCCGTTCCTCCGAACGTCCAAACTAACGTTTCTCTTCTGGGACGAATCCCCAGGAAGTCTAGAAACCTGGGATTGGAGTGAGGGGCTTACTATATTCTTTCAAACTCGGCGTGCCGGGGAATTGGAATTTCGATTTGGACCCCCACTTTGGGGCATTCCAGCAGAAACCAATCGTATTGAGTTTCCTTTTGTATCCATTCATAACATTCCAACGAATAAATACCTAGCAACCGAATTGTCAAGGTTAGGTGAGGGAAAGACTTTTTTTGTTCTGATCCCAAAACGAATGGAATTGGAGGCTCGATCTGTTTTTGCAAGATTAGAATACCTTTGGGATGACAAAATTTCTCCTGATCGAATCTCTCATAAATTTGGCCTTACGGGAAAAACAAGTTCTGTTTCAGAATCCCAAGTTTCGAAAGAAACAAATGCAAAAAAAAATCAGTTCACTTATCCTCCTTTAGAATTTATCGGGAAGTCAGGAAGAAAAAAAATTAGAGAAGAGGAATTGGTTGCTGCAGGAGGAAACCTAAATGGTTCTTATGTAGAAACAAATTCTGAACTAATTTCTGAAAATCCAACTGTGGTTTCTACTTTTGAAGATGAATCCCCCAATCATCCTTACGATTTAATTGAATCTTCTTTTGCGGAAGAAGTTGTGACGAAAGAACCTGAATCAGTGGAAACCGCTTCGAAGCCGGAATCTACGGAACCTGAAATAAGTGAATCTCCCGATTTACATACATTAGATGGATCCTCAAATACAAAGTTTTCCCTTCAGTTAAAAATGATGGGTGTTATAAGTTTTCTTTTTGCATTGTCCGTAGGAGTTATCATCTTTTTTGCTTCTTTTTATTTTAAAAGATCCATTGAACTTCAGTTAAGGGACAACAACATTCGTATCGCAGAAATTATAGGTTCAAAAGTTAAATCTGATATTTTGGGAGTTGTAGAAAAAGGTCGCCAAATTGCCATTACCCTTACGACCCAAGGCCTTCCTGAGGCAGAACGAAGACTTTTGATCAAAACCTTTTTTCAAAATGATAAAGAATTTATATACCTAGGGATTTTCGAAAAAAAAGAAAATACTCTCATTATGAAACGAGAGGTATTTAATGAAGAAGAACTGAAAAAAAGTTCTGTTACAGAAGAAGATTTTCATAATGTAGTAAATCGAAATCGAGATGCGTTGGCGGAAGCCTTCAATGGACAAGCTGTGTTATTAAACTCAAGTCCTGGGTTTCAAGAACCATCGTTTGCCATTGCCATTCCCACTTCTGAAAATGGTGAATTAGACAATGCTCTTGTGATGATTGTTAAATTAAACAAAATCATCGGAGCATTTTCCAAAAAAGGAATCGAAACCACTTTTATGGTTAATGGGAATGGGACTGCCCTTGCTCATCCTAAAGAAGACTTAATTCTTGCGGCCACTGATCTTGCTTCTATGCCAATCGTAAAATCGATGTTAACAAGTGCGCCTAATACAGGGCAAATGAGTTATATAGATGAAGAATTGGGTGGTTCTTATTTAGGATCCTTCCAAAAGATTGGATTTGCTGATGCTGGTGTGATCACTATTGTTTCGGAAGAAAAAGCATTTGCTGATGTTTATAAAAGCCAAAAAACAAATCTTTACATTGCAGGAATTGGTCTTTGTGCGGCATTGATCTTTGTATTTTTCTTTTCTAAGACAATTACAAGACCTGTATTACAACTTCTTTCAGCCACTTTAGAAATTGCGAAAGGTAATTTTAAAATAGGAATCAAACCAACCACTCAAGATGAGGTTGGACTTCTTACGAAATACTTTATTGATATGGGACAAGGTTTAGAAGAAAGGGAGAAGGTAAAAAACATTCTGGGAAGTATGATCGATCCAGTTGTGGTTCAAGAAGCCATGGTGGATCTTGCTGCTTTGAAACGCGGATCAGAAACCCACATCACTGCATTTTTTTCTGATGTTGCAAGTTTTTCAACGATCTCAGAACAGTTGAAGTCAGCAGACCTTGCCGCTTTATTAAATGAATATTTATCTGCAATGACCCTTCTTCTGAAAAAACACGAAGGTGTTTTGGACAAATACATTGGGGATGCCATTGTAGGAATTTTTAATGCTCCTGTTCCTGTGATCGACCATGAACTAAAAGCGGCTCGTGCGAGTGTCGATATGGTGATGAAACTTGCTGAACTTAGGGAATATTGGACAAAAAACAATCTTTATTCCAAAGAAGCTCAAGTGATGGATGCTCGAATTGGGCTAAATTCTGGACCAGCTAAGGTTGGTTTTATGGGAACAGATGCCCTGGCTTCTTACACGATGATGGGTGATACTGTCAACCTTGCAGCCAGGTTAGAAGCTGCAGGCAAGGATTATGGGGTGAACATTCTAATTACGGATCCGATTCAAGTGGCCATACAGGAAGAAATGGTAACTCGTTATATGGATTTGGTTCGTGTGAAAGGTAAAAATGAGCCTGTCAGAATCCACGAGCTAATTGGTTATCGATCCTTGGTTTTACCGAATCAAATCGAAGCAGCGGAGATTTATGAAGCGGGATTTAAAGCTTATTTAGAAAAAAACTGGGTTTCTGCGATTCAATATTTTAAAGAATCTGAAAAGGCAAAAGGAAAAAAAGATAAATCCTGCCATATGATCATCGAACGTTGTGAAGAATATAAAATTAACCCACCTGATCCTGATTGGGATGGTGTATTTACCAGGACACATAAATAAGTTTTATGAGATGGTTGAACGATACAAGATTTGTAGTATCTGCTTTAGTTTTACTAATTCTTATATTCTCATACTTTCTCTATCGGAATTTAAACGACCGTTTCATTGACTCTTCAAGTCCTACGATTGGGGTGATCACTTTTAAGAATAAAACTGTTCTACGGAAATATAATGATGCTGTGGTTTGGGATTTAATTGAATCCAAAACAGAAGTAAAAAATAGGGATACGATCCGTACGGAAGGACTTTCGGATGCCGTACTCACATTGAATGATGGAACAAAAATAAATATATCCGAAAATTCGATGATTCTTTTGGATATTTCGGATCGGAATATTAATATAAATTTTGCTTATGGTTCATTTGAAGCTGCCCGTGAGGGAACTGTTTCTGGTGATATGAAAATGAACATCACCGCAGGCGATAAAACAGTACAAGTAGCTAGCGGTGATGTAAAACTTGATAAAACAAAATCTGAGTTAAATATCAAAGTTGACCAAGGGGAAGCAAAACTCACAACCAACGGAAAGGAAGAAACGATAGCCAAAGACCAAGTGGCAAATGTTACTGAGTCTGGTGTGAAAGTGGGAAAACCTGTGTATCGTTTGGTTGGACCAGAGGATAGAAAAAATATTCTTTCAGAATCGGGATCAGAAAAAATTCAATTTGTGATATCTGGTTGGAAACAGGAGCAGGTCAAACAAACAAGTCCAACGATCGAAATTTCCCTATTCCCTGACTTTTCTAAATCTTTAATCAAAGAAAAGTTAAGTTCATCAAACCTATCCAAAAAATTAAATCCAGGTTCATACTATTGGAGAGTTTCGTATGAAGACCCGAA
This genomic stretch from Leptospira meyeri harbors:
- a CDS encoding OmpA family protein, giving the protein MQTFRILILFGFVSVSNLSADWVYFPYEYNQIYKEKYALELELTDIRKQHQNELNRLEEEKKELQTQNRNLLEDLELEKRNRAKEQDEYSDKMRDYDMRLRSLEKKGTDKERLLAEENRKREEKDRADLDAYKKKLEDKERECLQKEQKLRDTYESKIDELKERIRNLEEELANLRKLTKEQKRELERLAEQTKEFEEKLAKEITSGQIRLKRFHNKLIINIDDKISFDSGSSELKPAILPAIDKIREILASYPENYIVVEGHTDNVPIKTKFRNNWHLSSERALSVLEYMLQNKNLNPKNFSSAGYGEFQPIVPNTSKENKALNRRVDIVVVPRATGSLNTNND
- a CDS encoding cation diffusion facilitator family transporter; its protein translation is MTKPRPKRSRLVFFLSLSGILSIVIFFIEWIGSRESGSLALFADAGHIFTDVFAHLISLFALLIASKKPTTRYPFGFHRFEVLAALLNGFLLIGIAIFILYESYLRFSGTAQVEPDSMLAYAVIGFGINLVSAGLLVGVSKTSLNLKSAYLHVLSDLLGTLAVVLGALIIRFTGFKEVDHFLSVILGIFILKTSYGIVKESVEILIEADTSDFDKEHLLEHIKVLKGIEAVPQITVRKLTSGVFSVEIQILVNQGTDRDKIVLEIHKVLKGEFGVPFVSVEILSSSFKEKLEEISVRETEREFGHHGHSHGHAHDHH
- a CDS encoding LA_2219 family laminin/E-cadherin/plasminogen-binding protein, which encodes MKFLPLFLPVVSLSLILGCQSSPPTNTNANSETNQEVHQTKDVLPPPGGEGEIILNEKGEEVQNHSGEIPFFQKKSDLPTELFRVYIASDSYMVRQIRHTDKIRRKPDAGGDELSKEEMKKFDLLSFVDDGMIVIGLNTVTGKLESIAFDRRVPRINDVAKIIQNDASRFNYEHASKDGTPIITKFLISYQIRLYPGKTRDEIKQMLQKKK
- the uvrA gene encoding excinuclease ABC subunit UvrA, translating into MKEENKLSDVDSFIRIRGAREHNLKNVNLDIPRDKLVVITGLSGSGKSSLAFDTIYAEGQRRYVESLSSYARQFLGQMEKPEVDQIEGLSPAISIEQKTTHRNPRSTVGTVTEIYDYLRLLYARVGKPHCPKCGTPISSLSVDQITDRINLFPEGTKLQIMAPVIQGKKGEHKEVLERYKKEGFNRVRVNGEVYSLEDEIPLKKNFKADIDIVVDRIVMKPGIQSRLSDSVETALKTAEGIVVVEDGEKDHLFSQKLSCPKCDDVSIPELTPRLFSFNSPFGACSNCDGLGALLEFDESLLVTDREASLAEGCIEAWGGSKSNSYWYMATIQALSKKLKFNLNTAWKDLPEKVRNTILHGDSSIHIDYDFRGANSHYEFSKNYEGVIPNLKRRYKETKSDSMRQWFESFMTNHDCDVCNGKRLRPEALAVKVQGIGIDAYTGFSIEKALDFTKSSDYKGAEDTISKPILKEILQRLHFLNDVGVGYLNLSRAAGTLSGGEMQRIRLATQIGSRLMGVLYILDEPSIGLHQRDNTKLVQTLKGLRNLGNTVLVVEHDKETMEEADFIVDMGPGAGVHGGEIVSFGTPEQIKKDKHSVTGKFLSGEKRISMPETRRVGNGKFLKITGATHNNLKNVDVSIPLGTLTVVTGVSGSGKSTLINEILYKELASSVMGMKLVPGKHKKILGKDQIDKVINIDQSAIGRTPRSNPATYTGLFTFVRDLFSGLEEAKVRGYGPGRFSFNVAGGRCEKCEGDGILKIEMHFLPDIYVECEVCKGKRYNRETLEVKYKGKHISDILDMTVEEAVVFFENIPNLKRKLDTLMDVGLGYIKLGQAATTFSGGEAQRIKLSTELSKRPTGKTLYILDEPTTGLHFEDIEKLLSVLQVLVDKGNSMVIIEHNLDVIKAADYIIDIGPEGGDGGGEVIATGTPEEIVTVKRSFTGQYLKKVLDEEKALDAKFSKKKSK
- the mgtE gene encoding magnesium transporter; protein product: MEEERKKESEFRIKIDRDSDSYDGFVEQIKTLVSEENSKQLKEMIDGAHPADIVTLFRDLEREEELYLFRILPKEDQAYALVKMEEETLESFLEELSVDEISNTLNHIETDETTYLLSYLPSGKRELVLANLSKADSFEIRSQLGFRESSAGRLMSKDFATVSITDNVRKGIINVRKKAKEIEDIYQVYVTDEDGVLEGFIPLKDLFLTPINTKVAKITNFSVFAFHYDVDQEEVANTFKKYDLFSAAVTDDLGRIIGRITVDDVLEIVEEEASEDILLMAGVSEDERLSTPILQSVKRRIVWLNVNLLTAFVSSTVVAFFEDTISQIVVLATLMPIVAGLGGNAGTQSVTVVIRNIATGDLSFSNWWEAVRKEFTIGVLNGLVLGTVTGLMIFFVKGNLVLGLVVGTAMLVNMIVASLTGSLVPIVLKAMRVDPAIASSIFVTATTDVCGFFFFLGLATVFAKYLI